From Alteromonas sp. RKMC-009, one genomic window encodes:
- the msrB gene encoding peptide-methionine (R)-S-oxide reductase MsrB — MADDKNWKATLSPDEYRVTRQAGTERPYTGVLLDEKRPGTYICKCCGAPLFSSDAKFDSGCGWPSFDQQTNDGNVLYREDNSHGMRRTEIICKSCDAHLGHVFPDGPTETGQRYCVNSLSLNLKTAEDEVVRG; from the coding sequence ATGGCTGACGATAAAAACTGGAAAGCAACGCTGTCACCTGACGAATATCGTGTCACCCGTCAGGCTGGTACAGAGCGTCCTTACACCGGTGTATTACTGGACGAGAAGCGTCCGGGAACCTATATATGCAAGTGTTGCGGTGCGCCGCTTTTCAGTTCGGATGCTAAGTTTGATTCTGGTTGTGGCTGGCCTTCATTTGATCAGCAAACAAATGACGGTAATGTGTTGTACCGTGAAGACAACAGTCATGGAATGCGCAGAACGGAAATTATCTGTAAATCCTGTGACGCCCACCTTGGTCATGTTTTCCCCGACGGACCCACAGAAACCGGTCAGCGGTATTGTGTAAATTCGTTATCGCTGAATTTGAAAACTGCTGAGGATGAAGTCGTCCGCGGCTGA
- a CDS encoding DUF2989 domain-containing protein — MFAPKVATICQDNPQMCNDLNSDEWCRGEKAEIIKQRYRHPDDGEGEDIYRLMLMFEDYQRCITNASGLTHKKYRDKEADRMKGVLTARKELDRLNRKTRNSSEPLLAWYHWSRSGDEDALKRFMAAASAGRLNTPEQLIALASIQAQDDMNRTRDTLYRALSLYKDDENVDVSVFHTLTTISMEQKKYKLAWIWSKVASHYSDSINTHQLEAMATKFQLPASLMNNVADEITGALEDGEFDAKALGLTKL, encoded by the coding sequence ATGTTTGCGCCTAAAGTCGCCACAATTTGTCAGGATAATCCGCAAATGTGTAACGATCTCAACAGCGATGAATGGTGCCGCGGGGAAAAAGCAGAGATAATCAAGCAACGCTACCGCCACCCAGACGACGGTGAAGGTGAAGACATTTATCGCCTGATGCTGATGTTTGAAGACTACCAGCGTTGTATCACTAACGCCTCCGGCCTGACCCACAAAAAATACCGGGACAAAGAAGCAGACCGGATGAAAGGTGTGCTGACAGCACGCAAAGAACTCGATCGTCTGAACCGTAAAACCCGCAATAGCAGTGAGCCCCTGCTCGCCTGGTATCACTGGTCCCGTTCCGGTGATGAAGACGCATTGAAACGGTTTATGGCTGCAGCCAGTGCCGGTCGCCTTAACACGCCGGAACAACTGATCGCCCTGGCGTCAATACAGGCGCAAGATGACATGAACCGCACCCGAGACACCCTGTACCGCGCGTTGAGTCTTTACAAAGATGATGAAAATGTGGATGTCTCAGTATTTCATACGCTGACAACCATCAGCATGGAACAGAAGAAGTACAAACTTGCCTGGATCTGGTCAAAAGTCGCCAGTCACTACTCCGACTCAATCAATACGCATCAACTGGAAGCAATGGCAACAAAGTTTCAGTTACCGGCGTCACTGATGAATAACGTAGCAGATGAAATAACCGGCGCACTGGAAGACGGTGAATTCGATGCAAAGGCGCTCGGACTTACCAAACTGTAA
- the gndA gene encoding NADP-dependent phosphogluconate dehydrogenase, which yields MQKEDGKHTETKCDIGFIGLGVMGANLTLNLVDHGYRVACFDLDQTKVDAIIAKDAEERGDAAARVEGCSSYTELLSKLKSPHMVILSVPAGEPVDHVCSHLIDAGIQADDIVVDTGNSLWTDSVEREEKYKSKFIFFSTAVSGGEVGARFGPSLMPSGNPYAWTRLEPVLKAIAAKVDAETGLPIESFTPGKPVLEGEACATYIGPVGAGHYVKMVHNGIEYADMQLICETYQVMRTALHMSAAEIAEVFRRWNKGKLNSYLMEISAEVLEQLDPETGVPLVDVILDKAGQKGTGLWTAVSALQVGSPAQTITSAVFARSLSSLKDERVAASKVLQGPEVKVLSDEEKFAAIDKLEYALYCSKICAYAQGFQLMAVASKEHGWELDFGGIAKIWRAGCIIRAVFLQSISKAYENNEDLANLLLDPFFADQITQYQSDWRESLAQAALAGIPCPAMMSALSYYDSYRTAVLPANLLQGQRDYFGAHTYQRVDKPAGKKFHLDWSDPARPQIAIKK from the coding sequence ATGCAAAAAGAAGATGGAAAGCACACTGAAACTAAGTGTGATATCGGTTTTATTGGTTTAGGCGTAATGGGCGCCAACCTGACGCTTAACCTGGTCGATCATGGATATCGCGTAGCCTGTTTCGACCTTGATCAAACCAAAGTCGATGCGATTATTGCTAAAGATGCTGAAGAGCGTGGCGACGCGGCTGCCCGTGTAGAAGGCTGCAGCTCATACACTGAATTACTCAGCAAATTGAAGTCACCTCACATGGTTATTCTGTCGGTACCTGCCGGCGAACCTGTTGACCATGTTTGTTCTCACCTGATTGACGCCGGCATCCAGGCCGATGACATTGTTGTGGATACCGGAAACAGCTTGTGGACGGATTCTGTCGAACGGGAAGAAAAGTATAAAAGTAAGTTTATCTTCTTCTCTACTGCGGTTTCCGGTGGTGAAGTGGGCGCACGTTTCGGTCCCTCTCTGATGCCTTCAGGCAACCCGTATGCGTGGACACGCCTTGAGCCGGTATTGAAAGCTATTGCAGCAAAAGTCGATGCTGAGACAGGTCTGCCAATCGAATCTTTCACCCCGGGTAAGCCGGTGCTGGAAGGGGAAGCCTGCGCCACGTACATTGGTCCTGTGGGGGCCGGTCACTACGTGAAAATGGTGCACAACGGTATTGAGTATGCCGATATGCAACTTATCTGCGAAACCTATCAGGTCATGCGTACTGCTTTACACATGTCTGCTGCTGAAATTGCAGAGGTTTTCCGTCGCTGGAATAAAGGCAAGCTGAACAGTTACCTGATGGAAATCAGTGCTGAAGTGCTGGAGCAGCTGGATCCTGAAACCGGCGTACCACTGGTAGATGTCATTCTGGATAAGGCTGGTCAGAAAGGCACTGGTCTGTGGACCGCTGTCAGTGCACTGCAAGTGGGAAGTCCTGCCCAGACGATTACTTCTGCGGTATTTGCCCGCAGTTTGTCCAGCCTCAAAGACGAGCGTGTTGCAGCCAGCAAAGTTCTGCAGGGACCGGAAGTTAAAGTCCTTTCTGATGAAGAAAAGTTTGCGGCTATCGACAAGCTGGAATATGCGCTTTATTGCTCAAAGATTTGTGCATACGCGCAGGGTTTCCAGTTGATGGCTGTTGCTTCTAAAGAGCACGGTTGGGAGCTGGACTTCGGTGGTATTGCGAAAATCTGGCGTGCCGGCTGTATTATCCGTGCGGTATTCCTCCAATCTATTTCCAAAGCCTACGAAAACAACGAAGATCTGGCGAACCTGTTGCTTGATCCTTTCTTTGCTGATCAAATCACTCAATATCAGTCTGACTGGCGGGAATCACTGGCACAGGCTGCTCTGGCAGGTATTCCCTGTCCGGCAATGATGTCAGCGTTAAGTTATTACGATTCTTACCGCACCGCAGTACTGCCGGCCAACCTGCTTCAGGGCCAGCGCGATTACTTTGGCGCGCACACTTATCAGCGTGTAGATAAACCGGCGGGTAAGAAGTTTCACCTTGACTGGAGTGATCCGGCGCGCCCTCAGATTGCTATCAAAAAGTAA